In the bacterium genome, GCCCAAGCCGGCGGCGACGCCGCCCCCGCCGCCGCCGAACAAGCCCGCACCGGAAACGTCCGAGCCGGCCAAGCCCGTCTTCGGCGTGACGGAAGAATCGACGGTGGAGGATTCCGACTTCGCGGTGCGCGTCGGAAATACGCTGATGAAGAAGCAGGAAGACCAATTCACCGACCCCAACGCGGTGAAACCCTACGCGCCGCCGCGCCCGACGCCGATCAAGGTGACGCGCCCGCCGAAATTGCGCCGCATGGTCGAACCGGAATATCCCGCGCTGGCGCGGCGAAGTGGCGTGGAGGGGCGCGTCGTGCTGAAGGTGTTCATCAGCGCAAGCGGCAACGTGACGAGCGCGGAAGTCGCCAAGGCGGAACCGTCGGGAATGGGATTCGAACAGGCGGCGATATCGGCCGTGCGCCAGTGGACCTACGAAGCGCCGGGAAACGATGTGTGGTGCTACCAGCCGATCCGGTTTCGACTGGACGGGTAGGGGCGATCAACCGGGATCGATGGACAGGATGGACCCCGTGGACAAATGGACGTGTCTACCGGGTCCATTGCGTCCATTATGTCCATATTGTCCATGCTTTCATGATGCGCCATCGCTGCCCACAACGCACGATTTCACCCCTCCAGCGTGAAATACAAAATCCTGGTCGCGCCCGCCTTGCCGCGCCAGAACATGCGCCCCAGCAACACGCCCGCCGACAGGCGGCGCAACTCGCCGAGGATTGCGCGCAGCGGCGCGGGCGTCGCATCGACGGCGTAGTCGAGCAGCACCGACTCGCGGCCGTCGTTGGGCGACACCTCGCGCAAGACGCGGTACGACGCAAACGAAAGCTGACCGCGCGCGACGCCCCACCAATTCGCGCCGCCAATTTCGTCGAACGATTTGGCGCGCCAGGGATTCAGCGGCAGCGCGAGTAACCAGAAAATCGCCGCGCGGATCGGCGCGGGCAGGGCGTCCAGGAACGACACCGCGACGAGCCGCCCGTGCATGCGCGGACGCAGCTCCTCGGTGTCGGGCGCGGGCAACGCGTCAAAAAGCGCGTCGATCTCAAGTGTGGTGCGCCTCGCGAGCGCGCCCGCGTCGACGGCGAGCGCGGTGCGTTGCGTGCGATCTCGCCCGATGCGTTCGGGCTCGCGGAGGATGAGTTCATCGAGCATGGCGGCTCCGGTTTTTTACCGCAAAGGCGCGAAGAATGCGCAAAGACGCGAAGACGATTTCATCTCGCTTCGCGTTCTTCGCGTTTCCTTAGCGTCTTCGCGGTGAAGATTCATTACGCGCTCATCAGCGCCGCCTGTCGCTCGGCGAGCGCCGCGATCGTCAGCGACGGCGGCACGCCCGGCGCGGCGGGGTAGAGCGAGCCGTCGGCGACGTAGAGATGCGGATATCCGAACACCTGGCCGGTGTGATCGACGACGCCGTCCGCCGTGGATCGGCCGATCGCCGCGCCGCCTAGCGGATGCACCGTGCCGACGCGCTTGTTGCCGCGTCCCGACGGGAGGTTGTGCCAAACCGAGCGGCCGGCGTAATGCGCGAGCACGCGTTCGGCGTCCGCCTCGATGCCGGCGTACACGTCCGGCCCCGTCGCGCGGCCGGCGC is a window encoding:
- a CDS encoding TonB family protein is translated as PKPAATPPPPPPNKPAPETSEPAKPVFGVTEESTVEDSDFAVRVGNTLMKKQEDQFTDPNAVKPYAPPRPTPIKVTRPPKLRRMVEPEYPALARRSGVEGRVVLKVFISASGNVTSAEVAKAEPSGMGFEQAAISAVRQWTYEAPGNDVWCYQPIRFRLDG